In the Oryza glaberrima chromosome 6, OglaRS2, whole genome shotgun sequence genome, one interval contains:
- the LOC127777568 gene encoding uncharacterized protein LOC127777568, which produces MVDMAEAAASMSPELAAALAKVAVFAVVQALVYLILRKSSGVFSPDRTAAAGSRSLSFRPMRSMSVRRFLAALSDVPVGVTEDGGSPAPAPAPPHRGPADLAE; this is translated from the coding sequence ATGGTCGacatggcggaggcggcggcgtccatgtcgccggagctcgccgcggcgctggcGAAGGTGGCCGTGTTCGCGGTCGTGCAGGCGCTGGTGTACCTCATCCTGCGCAAGTCGTCGGGCGTCTTCTCCCCGgacaggacggcggcggcggggtcgaggTCCCTCAGCTTCCGGCCGATGCGGAGCATGAGCGTCCGCCGCTTCCTGGCGGCGCTCTCCGACGTCCCCGTCGGCGTCACGGAGGACGgtggctcgccggcgccggcgccggcgccgccgcatcgcgGGCCTGCAGACCTTGCCGAGTAG
- the LOC127777176 gene encoding pantothenate kinase 1, whose protein sequence is MGGLRVDLSGAEIRVDPAGGAAADDGGSPPVFLPRQPAAPPLLALDIGGTLIKLVYTASCGGGGAELRFAKFERRRMQECFDFVRAQGLVHRNGSTMGSSKENIALKASGGGAYKYTEDFREKLGVCLDKVDEMDSVVSGANFLLQSVPGAAFTHMNGKKSSVDISPNNLFPYLLVNIGSGVSILKVTGNRKFERVTGTHIGGGTMFGLAKLLTGCKSYDEFLQLSQKGDNFVLDLIVKDICGELVCQKQGLSTSTLASSFGKVITSKKKLTDYRPEDLASTLLSAFTYNIAQISFLVASILRLRRVFFGGSYIRGHKSTMQNISYAIDFWSQSKMQAVFLQHEGYLGALGALMSYGDSGDKNMNLEEMKEEENIHESATPIDETSTDEHNDGNIFPYLLVNIGSGVSMIEVTGNGKFERIIGSHLGGGTILGLARLLTGCSSYDEFLELSQRGNNLAVDLTVGDIYGEHGYPKIGLPASTTAASFGKVSSSRLSEYKVEDLAAALLNSFTYNIGQIAYFVANLSGLKRIFFRGAYICGHEKTMDKISHSLKYWSKGQVQTTFLCHEGFLGTLGAFWSYENMGIDGLAAHDVIREVLLGAPYTGQLPSLPLTHQQDNGEDTTFEGEVERLRHDNAVLKAELERLQRENTELKAKLVKSGKPNTFYH, encoded by the exons ATGGGTGGGCTTCGTGTCGACCTCTCCGGCGCGGAGATCCGCGTGGAccccgcgggcggcgccgccgccgacgatggcgGGAGCCCGCCCGTGTTCCTCCCCCGCCAGCCCGCCGCGCCCCCGCTCCTCGCGCTCGACATCGGAG GGACTCTGATAAAGCTGGTGTACACGGCGAgctgcggtggcggaggcgcggaGCTGCGGTTCGCCAAGTTCGAGAGGCGGAGGATGCAGGAGTGCTTCGACTTCGTCAGGGCGCAGGGTCTCGTCCACCGCAATG gATCAACTATGGGTTCAAGCAAAGAAAATATAGCATTGAAG GCCTCAGGTGGTGGAGCATATAAATATACTGAAGATTTTCGTGAGAAATTAGGAGTTTGTCTTGACAAGGTTGATGAAATGGATAGTGTTGTTTCTGGAGCAAACTTTTTGTTACAG AGTGTTCCTGGAGCAGCCTTCACACACATGAATGGAAAGAAAAGTTCTGTTGATATTTCCCCAAATAACTTGTTTCCTTACCTTCTTGTCAACATTGGCTCTGGAGTTAGCATATTAAAG GTCACTGGAAATAGGAAATTTGAAAGGGTAACTGGGACACATATTGGTGGCGGAACAATGTTTGGTTTAGCAAAACTTTTAACAGGCTGTAAGAG TTATGACGAGTTCTTACAATTAAGCCAGAAAGGGGACAATTTTGTTCTTGATCTAATTGTGAAGGATATATGTGGGGAACTTGTTTGCCAGAAG CAAGGACTTTCAACTTCAACTCTTGCTTCTAGTTTTGGGAAAGTTATCACTTCTAAGAAGAAGTTAACAGATTACAGACCTGAAGATCTAGCATCCACATTGTTGAGCGCTTTTACCTATAACATTGCACAA ATTTCTTTCCTTGTTGCATCAATCTTGCGTCTCAGAAGAGTGTTCTTTGGTGGATCTTATATACGTGGACATAAGAGCACGATGCAAAATATTTCTTATGCAATTGACTTCTG GTCGCAGAGTAAAATGCAAGCTGTCTTCTTGCAACATGAAGGGTATTTAGGAGCTCTTGGTGCCTTAATGAGTTATGGTGATTCTGGAGATAAAAACATGAACCTTGAGGAAATGAAAGAGGAG GAGAACATCCATGAATCAGCAACACCTATTGATGAGACATCAACAGATGAACATAATGATGGAAACATATTTCCTTATCTCCTTGTTAATATTGGATCGGGTGTCAGCATGATAGAG GTAACTGGAAATGGGAAGTTTGAGCGGATTATAGGATCTCACCTAGGTGGGGGCACTATCCTTGGTCTGGCGAGGCTTTTGACTGGTTGTTCAAG ttaTGATGAATTCTTGGAGTTGAGCCAGAGAGGCAATAATTTAGCTGTTGATTTGACTGTTGGTGACATATATGGGGAGCATGGTTACCCAAAG ATTGGTCTTCCTGCGTCCACTACTGCAGCTAGCTTTGGAAAAGTGAGTTCAAGTAGACTTTCGGAATACAAAGTAGAGGATCTTGCGGCAGCTCTATTGAATTCTTTCACCTACAACATTGGGCAG aTAGCCTACTTTGTAGCTAATCTTTCTGGTCTGAAGAGAATTTTCTTCCGAGGTGCTTATATCTGTGGCCATGAGAAGACTATGGACAAGATTTCCCATTCCCTCAAGTATTG GTCCAAAGGCCAAGTTCAAACAACATTTCTGTGCCATGAGGGGTTCTTGGGAACACTAGGTGCATTTTGGAGCTATGAGAACATGGGTATTGACGGCTTGGCAGCACATGATGTCATAAGGGAGGTCTTGCTTGGCGCTCCTTACACTGGGCAGCTTCCATCTCTGCCTCTGACTCACCAACAGGACAAt GGAGAAGATACGACCTTTGAAGGAGAAGTAGAACGGCTTCGACATGACAATGCTGTGCTGAAGGCTGAGCTTGAACGGTTACAAAGGGAGAACACAGAGCTCAAAGCGAAGCTGGTAAAATCTGGCAAACCAAATACCTTTTATCATTAA